GCCAAAGAAACAGCATTGGAGGTAAAGAAACTCCTAAAAAAGCTAAAACTCTTAAATAAAAGAGATTCAAAAGGGAAGGTTTCTTTTTACACCTCGGGCAGCATCAATAAATTTAAGCAACTTGCAGAAAAAATATTGGATAGATCATTAGAAAAAATAAAACGAGCATTAAATTAAATTAATCGAATATAAAAGGAGATGTATCACATGAAAATTATTGATATCATTTGTTCAGCAGGAAAGACAGGATTTTATTTTGACGACCAAAGAGCTATAAAGGCAGGAGCAGGTCATGACGGTTTTGATTACGTAGGAGAGCCAGTTACTGAAGGATTCTCAAGAATCAGACAAGCAGGAGAATCTATCTCTGTAATGTTTATCTTAGAAGACGGTCAAGTAGCTCACGGAGATTGTGCAGCAGTACAATATTCTGGTGCAGGTGGAAGAGATCCATTATTCTTAGCATCTGACTTTATCCCAGTTATCAAAAACGAAATAGCTCCAAAATTAATTGGAAGAGATATAAATGAATTCAGACCATTAGCTGAAGAGATAGATACAATGGAATTAAATGGAAAGAGATTGCATACAGCTATCAGATACGGATTAACTCAAGCTATCTTAGATGCAGCTGCTAAAGCAAACAAGATAACTATGGCAGAAGTAGTAAAAAAAGAATATGCAACTGACGTAGCAATCAAAAGATTACCATTATTCACTCAATCTGGAGACGACAGAAAGAATAATGCAGATAAGATGATAATAAAAGGTGCAGACATAATGCCGCATGCATTAATCAACCATGTTGAAACTAAATTAGGTAAAGATGGATCTATCTTAAAAGACTACGTAAAGTGGTTAAGCGACAGAGTATTAAAATTAAGAGAATCTGAAGATTATATGCCAATATTCCACATCGACGTATATGGAACTATCGGAGTAGCATTTGACCAGGATATCCAAAAGCAGGCTGACTACTTAGCTACATTAGAAGAAGCAGCAAAGCCGTTCCACTTAAGAATCGAAGGTCCTATGGACGTTGAAGAAAGAGAAGCTCAAGTTGAAGCATTATCAGCTCTAACTGCTGAATTAGACAAGAGAGGAATCAACGTAGAATTAGTTGCTGACGAATGGTGTAACACATTAGAGGATATTAAATTATTCGCTGATAAGAAAGCAGGACATGTAGTACAAATTAAAACTCCAGATTTAGGAGGAGTAAACAATATAGCAGAAGCAGTATTATACTGTAACGAAAAAGGAATCGGTTCTTATGTTGGTGGAACTTGTAACGAAACTAACAGATCAGCTGAAGTAACTACAAATATAGCAATGGCTTGTGGAGCATTACAAGTATTAGCTAAACCAGGAATGGGTGTAGACGAAGGTATCATGATCGTAGGAAACGAGATGAACAGAGTAGAAGCATTAGTAAATAGCAGAAAATAATTAAAAGTTTTAAGATTAAAGGTAGTTTTTAAAACTACCTTTTTCTTAGTTTTTAAAGCAACGAATAACTAAAACCTTAGTCACAAATTACATGAAAGATATACGAGTATTAAAAAAGTCAGATTTTAGTCTGCGTCAAAAAGGTTTATTGGTGTAGATTGGTGGCGAAAGCTCTTTTTAAGGTTTATAATGTTGCGAAAGATTAGTGAATAAAGAGTAAATTAATTAGGAATGAAAATAAAACTTGAAATCCCATTTCTTGGGGATAAAATGTCGAGTATTAAAATATAGAGGTGAAAATAATGAAAATATTAAAACCAGCTAAGGCAGGGACATTGGAATCAAATGATATCTCAATAATGTTGATGCCAGGTAACAATGGTATAGAGATAGAGTTAGAAAGTATTGTAGAAAAGCAGTTTGGTGCAGAGATAAGAACTTTAATAGAAAATACTTTAAAGGAATTAGGAGTAGAAGATGTTATGGTAAAAGCCATCGACAAGGGCGCTCTTGATTATACAATAAAGGCCAGGATTGAAACAGCAGTAACTAGGGCAGGTGAGATGTAATGTTAAGAAGAAGTATGTTATTTATGCCGGGAAATAACCCGGGAATGTTACAGACAGCTGAAGTTTTTGGATCGGATTCAATTATATTGGATTTAGAGGATGCTGTATCATTAGGAGAAAAAGATGCGGCCAGGATCTTAATCAAGGGAGCATTGAAGACGTTTAACTATGGAACTACAGAAGTAGTGATAAGAATCAATCCATTCTCAACTCCATATGCATTGGAAGATATAGATGTAATGGCCAGGTTGAAGCCAAATGCTATTTTATTACCTAAGGCAACACCTGAAGACATGAAAAAATTAGACGAAATGTTAACAAAGATAGAAAAAGAAGAAGGATTTGAGGAAGGATCTATCAGAATCCATGCTTTAGTAGAAACTACATACGGAGTAGAAACTGTCTATGAAACAATAAAAATGAGCAGCAGAGTTGATTCGGTTTGTTTAGGCGGGGAAGACCTGGCTGCTGATTTAGGAGTTGCTAGAACTAAAGATTCGGAAGAGTTATTCTATGCAAGAACAAAGGTTGTAAATGCCTGTAAGGCATTAAAAATAGATGCAATAGATACACCATTTACAGATACCAACGATGAAGCAGGATTGTTAGCCGATACAATTCATGCAAAAAAATTAGGATTTACCGGTAAACTGTCTATAAACCCCAGACAAATAAATACAATACATAAGGTATATTCTCCTACAGCTGATGAAATTTCATGGGCCAACAGGGTTATGTATGCTAAGGATGAAGCAGAAAAAGAGGGATTAGGAGTATTTTCTCTGGATGGAAAGATGATAGATGCACCTATCATAACTAGAGCAATGAATACATTGAATACCGCTAGGGTAATAGGATTAATAAAATAGACTCTTCCTTTCTATAGTTTCTCTTCGCAAAAGAAACTATAGCTAGAATACTGAGCTATAGTTTTCCTTTATGAAGGGAAAACGACAACAGGGAAAGAGTATAAAAAGGAGAATTAAATATGAAAAATATCTTAGGTAGAGAAGTACCTGATAATATAAAAGGTTATGGAGAAGTAAAACATTATGGTGGATACCTGGCATCTAAAGGGACAAAAACTAAAAGATCAATTAAATTGACCAATGTTTTACCTGGAGATGAAAAATTACATGATAATTTAGATGTGGTATTGGATAAATTACCGTTAAAAGACGGGATGGTAGTTTCATTTCATCATCATTTGAGAAATGGAGACTTTGTTTTAAATATGGTAATGGAAAAGATAGCAGCCAGAGGTTATAAGGATATAACCATTGCAGCCAGTTCAATCTTCCCGTGTCATGGTGAATTAGTAGAATTGATAGAAAAAAAAGTAGTAACCAGTATATATGCTGCCTATATATCCGGACCAGTAGCAGATGCTATCTCAGCTGGGAAATTGGAAAACCCGGCAGTAATGCATACCCACGGGGGAAGAGCCAGAATAATGGAATCAGGGGATCTAAGTATAGATATAGCCTTTATAGCAGCTCCTACATCGGATGATTATGGAAATATAAATGGTGTAGACGGTAAATCAGCTTGCGGAGCATTGGGATACGCATATACAGATGCAGAAACGGCTGATATCACAGTGGCTATCACAGATAACCTGGTAGAATACCCGAATACAACTATTGATATTCCCCAGACACTTATAGACTATGTAGTAGTAGTAGATGCCATAGGAGATCCCAATGGAATCGTATCAGGAACTACCCAGATCACTAAAAATCCAATTGGATTAAAAATAGCAAATATGACGACAGAACTGATCAAAAACTCCGGATATTTTAAAGATGGGATGAGTTTCCAGACTGGAGCCGGAGGAGTATCCCTGGCAGTAGCAGCAGACATGAAGGCTGAGATGATCGAAAATAATATCAAAGGAAGTTTTGCTTCTGGAGGGATAACAGGCTATATAGTGGATATGTATAAAGAGGGATTATTTAAATCGCTGTTTGATGTACAGTGTTTTGACCTGGCAGCTATAAAATCAGCTAAAGAAAATCCAGGACATATGACTATGTCGGCATCTATGTATGCAAATGCAGACAATAAGGGTTCTGTAGTAAATAAATTGGATGTAGTTATATTAGGAGCTACAGAGATAGACACAGACTTCAATGTAAATGTAACTACTACTTCCGACGGGACTATCATGGGTGGTTCAGGCGGGCATGCAGATACATCAGCTGGAGCCAAATTAGCCATAATAGTAACCCAGTTAGCTAACTCCAGAATATCAGCTATAAAAGACAGGGTAACTGCTCTGACTACTCCAGGGGAAACTGTGGATGTGATAGTAACTGAAAGAGGAATAGCGATCAATCCTAAGAGAACAGAATTAATCGAGAGATTGAAGGAAACTAACCTACCTATCATGACAATTGAGCAGTTAAAAGATATTGCTGAAGGTATGACAGGTAAACCAAAAGAAGTAGAGTTTACCGATGAGATAGTGGCAGTAATCGAATACAGAGACGGAACTGTGTTAGATGTAGTGAGAAAGGCAAAATAACTCTTCCTTCTTATGGAGATTTCACGAATATTAAAATTAAGTATATTTAATACTTAATTTTAAATGTGAACCTTCTAGGGAGAAACCGAGGTGGAGGATAGTAAAAGTAAAAAAATCCAGGTCGCAGCATCTGCCACAACCTGGTCTTAGATAAAAAGAGGAGTCAGAAATATGAATATTTCTGACTCCTTTTATTAATTATCAACTATCAATTTTTAATTATTCTTAACTACCCTTCTTGAAACTTTTAGGTTTTCTGGAAGGACCTTTTTTACCCCTTCTACTTGGTTTCTTTCTTCCTGTAGAAGTTCCTTTAAAGTCATATTTTTTCTTATTTCTTTCTTCCCTGGCTGCCTGTAGATCAGAAAAAGAAGGTTTTTCATCTCTAAGGTGGTAAGGGTGATCCTTTTCAACATAGATAGTTTTATCTATAGTTTTTTGGATGGTCCTGAGGAACCTTTTTTCTTCTACGTCACAAAATGAAATCGAGATTCCCTCGCTGCCTGCTCTACCTGTTCTTCCAATCCTATGAACATAAGTTTCAGGAATACTGGTAAGATCGTAGTTTATAACGTGGGAAAGGTCATCTATATCGAGACCTCTGGAAGCCAGGTCTGTAGCTACTAAAAATTGAATATTTCCATTTTTTAAATCCCTGATAGTTCTCTGTCTGGCAGACTGGGATCTTTCTCCATGGATAACGTCTGATTTATATCCTGCCTCCAATAACATCTCATTGATATCGTTGGCTCTAAACTTGGTTCTGGCAAAGATAATTGCAGAACTTATCTTTTGTTTTTTTAAAACATGAAGCAGCAGAGCCGGCTTATCTCCCTTGTCTACCAGGTATATACTCTGGTTAACAGTGTCTACAGTGGAAGATGTAGGTGATACCGAGATATCCACCGGATCAATCAATGCAGTTTTTACCAAGTCTTTTATCTCATCTGGCATGGTAGCAGAAAAGAGCATAGTCTGTCTCTCCTCTGGTAATTTTGAGATGATCTTACGAACTTCGTGGATCATACCCATATCCAGCATACGGTCAGCCTCATCGATTACCAATTGGTCTACCAGCTCTAAGTTAAGGTAACCCTTTGAAATCAGATCCAGTAATCTACCAGGGGTAGCTACGATGATATTTGGTCCTGTTTTAAGTTTGTGGATCTGCTTTATGGGTGAAACTCCTCCAAAAATTACAGCACTGGTAACTCTGGTATTTTTTCCGTATGAATGGACACTTTCCTCTATCTGGAGTGCCAATTCCCTGGTAGGAGCTAAGATCAATGCTGTCAGATCCTTGGATTTACCGTCTAAAGCAATTTTTTGCAGGATTGGAAGGGCAAAGGCTGCTGTTTTACCGGTTCCCGTCTGGGAAGATCCTATGATGTCTCTTCCATCCATAATAAGTGGGATAGCCTGTTCCTGTATAGGTGTAGCCTCTATGTAGCCCTTTTTTTTAATGGCTTCTAATAATGGTTCAACTAAATTTAATTCGTTAAATAACATGTTTTTTCTCCTTGATCTATAAAAATTTATTATTCAATATTTTATCACATATCCTTTAATAATACTATTATTACCATTAAATATTACAATATTTTGACACAGATCTCTATTATGGCTATAACACGGAATTTTTTTAAACCTTTTAATTTCCTTTTATAAGTGAAGATTGGTGTTCAAGTTCTTAAAAATTTAAATAAATAATAATAAACTGACAGCCATGACCCCCATACCGCTGATCAGCCCGTAGATAGAGAGATGGTGCTCTCCGTATTTTTGTGCTGCCGGGAGGAGTTCATCCAAAGATATAAATACCATTATCCCGGCAATCCCGGCAAAGATAATCCCAAAGACCGTATCGGATAAAAATGGCATTAAGATCAAATAACCTACCAGGGCTCCAATGGGTTCAGCCAGCCCGGAAAGAAAGGAGTAAAAAAATGCTTTTTTTCTGTTTCCAGTGGCGAAATAGATAGGGACCGAGACCGCAATTCCCTCTGGAATATTATGGATAGCTATGGC
This is a stretch of genomic DNA from Psychrilyobacter piezotolerans. It encodes these proteins:
- a CDS encoding methylaspartate ammonia-lyase → MKIIDIICSAGKTGFYFDDQRAIKAGAGHDGFDYVGEPVTEGFSRIRQAGESISVMFILEDGQVAHGDCAAVQYSGAGGRDPLFLASDFIPVIKNEIAPKLIGRDINEFRPLAEEIDTMELNGKRLHTAIRYGLTQAILDAAAKANKITMAEVVKKEYATDVAIKRLPLFTQSGDDRKNNADKMIIKGADIMPHALINHVETKLGKDGSILKDYVKWLSDRVLKLRESEDYMPIFHIDVYGTIGVAFDQDIQKQADYLATLEEAAKPFHLRIEGPMDVEEREAQVEALSALTAELDKRGINVELVADEWCNTLEDIKLFADKKAGHVVQIKTPDLGGVNNIAEAVLYCNEKGIGSYVGGTCNETNRSAEVTTNIAMACGALQVLAKPGMGVDEGIMIVGNEMNRVEALVNSRK
- the citD gene encoding citrate lyase acyl carrier protein, encoding MKILKPAKAGTLESNDISIMLMPGNNGIEIELESIVEKQFGAEIRTLIENTLKELGVEDVMVKAIDKGALDYTIKARIETAVTRAGEM
- a CDS encoding HpcH/HpaI aldolase/citrate lyase family protein, translated to MLRRSMLFMPGNNPGMLQTAEVFGSDSIILDLEDAVSLGEKDAARILIKGALKTFNYGTTEVVIRINPFSTPYALEDIDVMARLKPNAILLPKATPEDMKKLDEMLTKIEKEEGFEEGSIRIHALVETTYGVETVYETIKMSSRVDSVCLGGEDLAADLGVARTKDSEELFYARTKVVNACKALKIDAIDTPFTDTNDEAGLLADTIHAKKLGFTGKLSINPRQINTIHKVYSPTADEISWANRVMYAKDEAEKEGLGVFSLDGKMIDAPIITRAMNTLNTARVIGLIK
- the citF gene encoding citrate lyase subunit alpha — protein: MKNILGREVPDNIKGYGEVKHYGGYLASKGTKTKRSIKLTNVLPGDEKLHDNLDVVLDKLPLKDGMVVSFHHHLRNGDFVLNMVMEKIAARGYKDITIAASSIFPCHGELVELIEKKVVTSIYAAYISGPVADAISAGKLENPAVMHTHGGRARIMESGDLSIDIAFIAAPTSDDYGNINGVDGKSACGALGYAYTDAETADITVAITDNLVEYPNTTIDIPQTLIDYVVVVDAIGDPNGIVSGTTQITKNPIGLKIANMTTELIKNSGYFKDGMSFQTGAGGVSLAVAADMKAEMIENNIKGSFASGGITGYIVDMYKEGLFKSLFDVQCFDLAAIKSAKENPGHMTMSASMYANADNKGSVVNKLDVVILGATEIDTDFNVNVTTTSDGTIMGGSGGHADTSAGAKLAIIVTQLANSRISAIKDRVTALTTPGETVDVIVTERGIAINPKRTELIERLKETNLPIMTIEQLKDIAEGMTGKPKEVEFTDEIVAVIEYRDGTVLDVVRKAK
- a CDS encoding DEAD/DEAH box helicase, with the protein product MLFNELNLVEPLLEAIKKKGYIEATPIQEQAIPLIMDGRDIIGSSQTGTGKTAAFALPILQKIALDGKSKDLTALILAPTRELALQIEESVHSYGKNTRVTSAVIFGGVSPIKQIHKLKTGPNIIVATPGRLLDLISKGYLNLELVDQLVIDEADRMLDMGMIHEVRKIISKLPEERQTMLFSATMPDEIKDLVKTALIDPVDISVSPTSSTVDTVNQSIYLVDKGDKPALLLHVLKKQKISSAIIFARTKFRANDINEMLLEAGYKSDVIHGERSQSARQRTIRDLKNGNIQFLVATDLASRGLDIDDLSHVINYDLTSIPETYVHRIGRTGRAGSEGISISFCDVEEKRFLRTIQKTIDKTIYVEKDHPYHLRDEKPSFSDLQAAREERNKKKYDFKGTSTGRKKPSRRGKKGPSRKPKSFKKGS